One part of the Tenacibaculum sp. 190130A14a genome encodes these proteins:
- the trpD gene encoding anthranilate phosphoribosyltransferase codes for MKKILNTLFEQKRLTKEQSKEVLINIAQEKYNASQIAAFITVFLMRPVSVDELSGFREALLELAVKVDLSDFNTIDLCGTGGDGKNTFNISTLTSFIVAGTGNKVAKHGNYGVSSASGSSNMLEFLGYQFTNDESTLKRQLDEANICFLHAPLFHPAMKVVAPIRRELGVKTFFNMLGPLVNPSSPQNQLVGVFNLEVARVYNYMLQQSNVNYGVVHALDGYDEISLTGDFKLFTKETEQQISPLDLGQKQLQQSDIFGGDTVEEAAKIFVNIIDGKGTEAQNNVVLTNAAFALKTFDKNKSFATAFEEAKDSLLGLKAKQSLEKLVR; via the coding sequence ATGAAGAAAATATTAAACACTTTATTTGAGCAAAAAAGATTGACGAAAGAACAATCTAAAGAGGTATTGATAAATATAGCTCAAGAGAAATACAATGCATCACAAATAGCAGCATTTATTACGGTTTTTTTAATGCGTCCGGTATCGGTAGACGAACTATCTGGATTTAGAGAAGCCTTATTAGAATTGGCAGTAAAAGTAGATCTGTCAGATTTTAATACGATTGATCTATGTGGAACAGGAGGTGATGGAAAAAATACATTTAACATTTCCACGTTAACCTCTTTTATTGTTGCAGGAACGGGTAATAAAGTAGCAAAACATGGAAATTATGGGGTTTCTTCGGCATCTGGTTCTTCTAATATGTTAGAATTTTTAGGATATCAATTTACCAATGATGAAAGCACATTAAAAAGACAATTAGACGAAGCCAATATTTGTTTTTTGCACGCTCCTTTGTTTCATCCAGCTATGAAAGTTGTAGCACCAATTCGTAGAGAGTTAGGAGTAAAAACATTTTTTAATATGTTGGGGCCATTGGTAAACCCAAGTTCACCACAAAATCAATTAGTAGGAGTATTTAATTTAGAAGTGGCAAGAGTATATAATTATATGTTACAACAATCTAATGTTAATTATGGAGTTGTTCATGCCTTAGATGGATACGATGAGATATCTTTGACAGGAGATTTTAAACTGTTTACCAAAGAAACAGAACAACAAATTTCACCGTTAGATTTAGGACAAAAACAATTACAGCAATCAGATATATTTGGAGGAGATACTGTAGAAGAAGCAGCAAAAATATTTGTAAATATAATTGACGGTAAAGGAACAGAAGCTCAAAATAATGTAGTGCTAACCAATGCTGCATTTGCCTTAAAGACTTTTGATAAAAATAAATCCTTTGCAACGGCTTTTGAGGAAGCAAAAGATTCTTTATTAGGGTTAAAAGCAAAACAATCGTTAGAAAAATTAGTTAGATAA